A region from the Brachyspira hampsonii genome encodes:
- a CDS encoding glycosyltransferase family 2 protein, which translates to MISIIIPVYNVSKYLRTCLDSAVNQTYKDLEIICINDGSTDDSLEILKEYAYKDNRIIIIDKKNAGVSAARNDGIEKSKGEYIFFMDSDDYIDNDFIEVFYNNSKKNNSDLVVLSTFWNLDKRVNKDYHSALPTCSMFIKKSVLDNYKYLRYPLNVQPGEDGIFSHELLMYTKNVSFVYNTNYHYVKRPGQDSQRAVKEPFILVNAIPKWFEILEDFYTKYNFWESKSLSFAKYIEGEAFLAFRTKNFTVEDERKVFDIIKSTLNKVIKNISTEDYNKYFSKEFIILIESDTIKEYYSKIKCKYNYIRFTLFGKDVSIRYRENRYKYYENDK; encoded by the coding sequence ATGATTAGTATAATAATTCCTGTTTATAATGTTTCAAAATATTTGAGGACTTGCTTGGATAGTGCGGTTAATCAAACATACAAGGATTTAGAAATAATATGTATTAATGATGGTTCTACTGATGATTCTCTAGAAATATTAAAAGAGTATGCATATAAAGATAATAGAATCATTATAATAGATAAAAAAAATGCCGGAGTATCTGCTGCAAGAAATGACGGTATAGAAAAATCAAAGGGTGAATATATATTCTTTATGGACAGTGATGATTATATAGATAATGATTTTATTGAAGTTTTTTATAATAATTCTAAAAAGAATAACAGCGATTTAGTGGTATTAAGCACTTTTTGGAATTTGGATAAAAGGGTAAATAAAGATTATCATTCAGCACTTCCTACTTGTTCTATGTTTATAAAAAAGTCCGTATTAGATAATTATAAATATTTAAGATATCCTTTAAATGTTCAGCCGGGAGAAGATGGTATATTCTCACATGAACTTCTAATGTATACTAAGAATGTTAGTTTTGTTTATAATACAAATTATCATTATGTAAAAAGACCTGGTCAGGATTCGCAAAGAGCAGTTAAAGAACCTTTTATTTTAGTTAATGCTATACCAAAGTGGTTTGAGATATTAGAAGATTTCTATACTAAATATAATTTTTGGGAAAGCAAGTCATTATCGTTTGCTAAATATATAGAAGGCGAGGCATTTTTAGCTTTTAGAACAAAAAATTTTACAGTTGAAGATGAGAGAAAAGTTTTTGATATAATAAAATCCACTTTAAATAAAGTCATAAAAAATATAAGTACAGAAGATTATAACAAATATTTTTCTAAAGAGTTTATTATTCTTATAGAGTCTGATACAATCAAAGAGTATTATAGTAAAATAAAATGCAAATATAATTATATAAGATTTACACTATTCGGAAAAGATGTATCTATACGATATAGAGAAAACAGATACAAATATTACGAGAATGATAAATAA
- a CDS encoding DUF362 domain-containing protein, whose amino-acid sequence MSKVAVIKCENYDFEEVKSAVKKAIDLIGGIDLFVKENDKVLLKPNFLAAETAERSVTTHPVVFEAVVSILQEKTKNISYGDSPGIGKGSSVALKSGIDEIANKLNVKYADFEEPVGVTYDDGVQEKSFTIAKPIQEADVIISLPKLKSHALTTMTGAVKNQFGCIPGFRKAEYHLKLPDFEDFSTMLLDLNKLVNPKLYIMDGILAMEGNGPRNGNPRKVNALIVSSDAVALDYVASQIISFDYNTIPTLKMGFKLGFSNKEEIEVVGDGIESVKVTDFKKPHKGVGIGRSLMKLSRFPIIKRLFATIIPKPVIEKNKCVKCGVCVKVCPVTPLALNFEKKGKDYPPEYYYKHCISCYCCQELCPHKAIVLKRKF is encoded by the coding sequence ATGAGCAAAGTTGCTGTAATAAAATGCGAAAATTATGATTTTGAAGAAGTAAAATCTGCTGTTAAAAAAGCTATAGATTTGATTGGCGGAATAGATTTATTTGTTAAAGAAAATGATAAAGTATTGCTCAAGCCAAATTTTCTAGCTGCTGAAACTGCCGAAAGATCCGTAACAACTCATCCTGTAGTATTTGAAGCTGTTGTATCTATACTTCAGGAAAAAACTAAAAATATTTCTTATGGAGATTCTCCGGGAATAGGTAAGGGAAGCAGTGTGGCATTGAAGTCCGGTATAGATGAAATAGCTAATAAATTAAATGTTAAATACGCTGATTTTGAAGAGCCTGTAGGAGTTACTTATGATGATGGAGTACAGGAGAAAAGTTTTACTATAGCAAAGCCTATACAGGAAGCTGATGTAATAATAAGTTTACCAAAATTGAAATCGCATGCCCTTACAACTATGACAGGGGCAGTAAAAAATCAATTCGGATGCATACCCGGTTTTAGAAAGGCGGAATATCATTTGAAGCTTCCAGATTTTGAAGATTTTTCTACTATGCTTCTTGATTTGAATAAACTTGTTAATCCTAAGCTTTATATAATGGATGGAATTCTTGCTATGGAAGGAAACGGACCTAGAAATGGAAATCCTAGAAAAGTTAATGCTTTAATAGTATCATCAGATGCAGTTGCTTTGGATTATGTTGCTTCTCAAATAATATCATTCGATTATAATACTATACCTACTTTAAAAATGGGATTTAAACTTGGATTTTCAAATAAAGAGGAAATAGAAGTTGTAGGCGATGGTATAGAAAGCGTAAAAGTAACAGATTTTAAAAAGCCTCATAAAGGTGTCGGTATAGGAAGAAGTTTAATGAAGTTAAGCAGATTCCCTATCATTAAAAGACTTTTTGCAACTATAATACCTAAACCTGTAATAGAAAAAAATAAATGTGTAAAATGCGGAGTATGCGTCAAGGTTTGTCCTGTAACACCATTGGCACTTAATTTTGAGAAAAAAGGTAAAGATTATCCGCCTGAATATTATTATAAACATTGTATATCATGCTACTGCTGTCAGGAATTATGCCCACATAAAGCGATAGTATTAAAAAGAAAATTTTAA
- a CDS encoding bifunctional metallophosphatase/5'-nucleotidase: MKKIYFILIFILITILSCQKNNILHPKESGNLIIIHMNDTHGKDEEENGIYGAARRAAYIKQVKATNNNVLVLHAGDTITGSIYSTVFKGEDEVKIMNELGVGAVTVGNHFIDYGLDNFNQIIKDRNFPTLSVNIKNKSDNSYYAKPYMVTNINCIKIAVVGVTVKNAGYNPQYTQNLVFEDEIQSLQNFMSEIPLNTTNDVTILLSHAGYNVDIEIANAMPNIFDVIIGGHTHTVLQNANTINGTPIVQAGCYGQYLGNINLYANNGNVSRFHYKLIPMDSNIKQDPDMLALVNEMKTLVKQESNVRIGTLSEDLPLNVIEIRSKSTPLGNFVCDLIYDSNQEGDKADIVFINSGGIRAGFTKGDITLANVMTVSSFDNEVILVTLTGKDILDLLRISCKKSTVIAGNSGGSFLQMSRGMEVTYNSSGNLISAKLNNTAINESQSYRVALSTFIYNSSDYVNITQKGQNINMTGKDCRDDMISKIKALGNIDSSYIDKTVRVNVQ, from the coding sequence ATGAAAAAAATTTATTTTATTTTAATTTTTATATTAATAACAATATTATCATGTCAAAAAAATAATATTTTACATCCTAAAGAAAGCGGAAACCTTATAATAATTCACATGAATGATACTCATGGAAAAGATGAAGAAGAAAATGGAATATACGGAGCTGCTAGAAGAGCTGCTTATATTAAGCAAGTAAAGGCAACTAATAATAATGTTTTGGTTCTTCATGCAGGTGATACCATTACAGGAAGTATTTATTCTACAGTTTTCAAGGGGGAAGATGAAGTTAAAATTATGAATGAACTTGGTGTGGGTGCCGTAACAGTTGGAAATCATTTTATAGATTACGGACTTGATAATTTCAATCAAATAATAAAAGACAGAAACTTCCCTACTCTTTCAGTAAATATTAAAAATAAATCAGATAATAGCTATTATGCTAAACCATATATGGTTACAAATATAAACTGTATAAAAATTGCTGTAGTAGGCGTAACTGTAAAAAATGCAGGATACAATCCTCAATACACTCAAAATTTAGTATTTGAAGATGAAATACAATCTTTACAAAATTTTATGTCAGAAATTCCTTTAAATACTACTAATGATGTTACAATACTTCTAAGTCATGCAGGATATAATGTTGATATAGAAATTGCCAATGCTATGCCTAATATCTTTGATGTCATAATAGGAGGACATACTCATACTGTACTTCAAAATGCTAACACTATAAATGGTACTCCTATAGTACAGGCAGGTTGTTATGGGCAGTATTTAGGAAATATAAATTTATATGCCAATAATGGAAATGTTTCAAGATTTCATTATAAACTAATTCCAATGGATAGTAATATAAAACAAGATCCTGATATGCTTGCTTTGGTTAATGAAATGAAAACTCTGGTAAAACAGGAATCTAATGTAAGGATAGGTACTTTATCTGAAGATTTGCCTCTTAATGTTATAGAAATTAGATCTAAATCTACACCTCTAGGAAATTTTGTATGCGACTTGATATATGATTCTAATCAGGAAGGAGATAAGGCTGATATTGTTTTCATAAATTCCGGAGGAATAAGAGCCGGATTTACAAAAGGAGACATAACATTAGCAAATGTAATGACAGTTTCATCTTTCGATAATGAAGTAATATTAGTTACATTGACAGGAAAAGATATACTTGATTTATTAAGGATTTCATGCAAAAAAAGTACAGTAATTGCCGGAAATTCAGGCGGAAGTTTCCTTCAAATGTCAAGAGGAATGGAAGTTACATACAACAGCAGCGGAAATTTAATATCTGCTAAATTAAATAATACTGCTATTAATGAATCACAATCATACAGAGTAGCTTTATCTACATTCATATATAACAGCAGCGATTATGTTAATATTACTCAGAAAGGACAGAATATTAATATGACAGGAAAAGACTGCAGAGATGATATGATATCAAAAATTAAAGCTCTTGGAAATATAGACAGCAGTTATATAGATAAGACAGTCAGAGTTAATGTTCAGTAA
- a CDS encoding 8-oxoguanine deaminase, translating to MSSLFIKNASSIVTCDNNDTVHNSSNLFIENGVITYIGKETKEEKNADKVIDAEGCFVYPGLINTHHHLFQIFTRNLPQVQNMELFEWLTNLYEIWKNLNNDVVYYSSMTAMGELLKTGCTTCFDHHYLFPNNNAEGILDSQFAAAKDLGIRMYASRGGMDLSKKDGGLPPDSVVQSIDDILKDCQRVVEKYHDSSKYSMKMVALAPCAPFNVTGELLKQSAILARDLKVRLHTHLCETKDEEVFVKEKFNMRPLEYMESLGWVGEDVWYAHGIHFNEKELKYLADTKTGVAHCPISNMKLSSGICKIPEMLELGVPVGLAVDGSASNDGSSLLEEMRVCYLLHRLNSSNKAPSAYDILKIATNGGARVLGRDDIGSLEIGKAGDLFIIDMRKLEMVGANFDAKSLFGTIGWKNTVDYTIVNGKIVVEKGKIITIDEEKIYKLADDTENKYLSKDR from the coding sequence ATGTCTAGTCTATTTATCAAAAATGCTTCTTCTATAGTTACATGTGATAATAATGATACGGTTCATAATTCTAGTAATTTATTTATAGAAAATGGAGTTATAACTTATATCGGTAAAGAAACAAAAGAAGAAAAAAACGCTGATAAAGTAATTGACGCTGAAGGTTGTTTTGTATATCCGGGACTTATAAATACACATCATCATTTATTTCAAATATTCACTAGAAATCTGCCTCAGGTTCAGAATATGGAATTATTTGAATGGCTTACTAATTTATACGAAATATGGAAAAATCTTAATAACGATGTTGTGTATTACAGTTCTATGACAGCAATGGGGGAATTATTAAAAACAGGCTGCACAACATGTTTTGATCATCATTATTTATTTCCTAATAACAATGCAGAAGGAATATTAGATTCTCAATTTGCTGCTGCTAAAGATTTGGGAATAAGAATGTATGCTTCAAGAGGAGGTATGGATTTAAGCAAAAAAGACGGAGGACTTCCTCCTGATTCTGTGGTTCAATCAATAGATGATATTTTAAAAGATTGTCAGAGAGTAGTTGAAAAATATCATGACAGCTCAAAATACTCTATGAAAATGGTGGCATTAGCTCCTTGTGCTCCTTTCAATGTTACAGGTGAATTATTAAAGCAGTCTGCTATTTTAGCTAGAGATTTGAAAGTAAGACTTCATACACATTTATGCGAAACTAAAGATGAAGAAGTTTTCGTTAAAGAAAAATTCAATATGCGTCCTTTGGAATATATGGAATCTCTTGGCTGGGTTGGTGAAGATGTATGGTATGCTCATGGAATTCATTTTAATGAAAAAGAGTTAAAATATTTGGCTGATACAAAAACAGGCGTAGCTCATTGCCCTATATCAAATATGAAATTAAGTTCAGGAATTTGCAAAATACCTGAAATGCTTGAATTAGGTGTACCTGTAGGTTTAGCAGTTGATGGAAGTGCAAGCAATGACGGTTCCAGCTTACTTGAAGAGATGAGAGTATGCTATTTACTTCATAGACTCAATTCAAGCAATAAAGCTCCTAGTGCTTATGATATATTAAAAATAGCAACAAATGGAGGAGCAAGAGTTTTAGGCAGAGATGATATAGGAAGTTTGGAAATAGGAAAAGCAGGCGATTTATTTATTATAGATATGCGAAAATTAGAAATGGTAGGGGCTAATTTCGATGCTAAATCTTTATTTGGTACTATAGGATGGAAAAATACTGTTGACTATACCATTGTTAATGGAAAAATTGTTGTTGAAAAAGGAAAAATTATCACTATAGACGAAGAAAAAATATATAAACTTGCCGACGATACAGAAAATAAATATCTTAGTAAAGATAGATAA